A single genomic interval of Cupriavidus necator harbors:
- a CDS encoding universal stress protein, with amino-acid sequence MTIVVLPSDGSPYSIRAARRLVSPGLFERPLEVHLVHAFPDISGRAQAYFSKPQIDQWANEAADNAFQAIRPLLKAAHCAVTEHACIGEPAPRIVDVVLACRADVIVMGTHGRGAFLSAVLGSVAARVLASSPVPVLLVPKHHGHD; translated from the coding sequence ATGACCATTGTCGTGCTACCGAGCGACGGCTCGCCATACAGCATTAGAGCCGCGAGAAGACTGGTTTCTCCCGGTCTCTTTGAGCGCCCGCTGGAAGTGCACCTAGTGCACGCGTTTCCCGATATCAGCGGCAGGGCGCAGGCATATTTCTCGAAGCCCCAGATCGATCAGTGGGCAAACGAGGCCGCAGATAACGCATTCCAGGCAATTCGCCCATTACTGAAGGCGGCTCACTGTGCGGTGACCGAACATGCTTGCATTGGTGAGCCAGCGCCACGAATCGTAGACGTGGTGCTAGCGTGCCGAGCCGACGTCATCGTCATGGGCACGCACGGCCGGGGCGCTTTCCTGTCGGCCGTCCTCGGGTCGGTGGCAGCGCGCGTGTTAGCTTCCTCTCCCGTTCCGGTCTTGCTGGTGCCTAAGCACCATGGCCATGACTGA
- a CDS encoding sulfite exporter TauE/SafE family protein produces the protein MTPAEWVLLGGAATFAGTLNAVAGGGSFLTLPALAMVGVPPVSANATGTAALLPGYMAGAWAQRKDLSGPMAPSLLRLSVLSVLGGAAGATLLLSTSNSDFGRIVPWLLLAATLLFACGPRLLRKGAVASQSPSEWITDICIAAVAIYGGYFNDGLGILLLAVLAALGHTDMSRMNGIKNFVSVILTLIAVVIYAASGAIAWTHALWMAIGATAGGYFGGVTARRLKPALVRGFVVLTGLAMTAAFFLETS, from the coding sequence ATGACGCCGGCCGAATGGGTGCTGCTCGGTGGCGCTGCGACTTTCGCCGGGACGCTGAATGCGGTGGCAGGCGGCGGTAGTTTCCTGACACTGCCGGCCTTGGCGATGGTCGGCGTGCCGCCGGTATCTGCCAACGCCACCGGGACCGCCGCGCTCCTGCCTGGCTATATGGCGGGTGCCTGGGCACAGCGCAAGGATCTGTCGGGGCCGATGGCACCCTCGCTTCTTCGGCTAAGCGTGCTGTCGGTGCTGGGTGGTGCGGCAGGCGCCACGTTGCTGCTGTCGACCTCGAACAGCGACTTCGGGCGCATTGTGCCATGGTTGCTGTTGGCCGCGACCCTTCTCTTTGCCTGTGGGCCAAGGCTTCTGCGCAAAGGAGCCGTCGCATCGCAGTCCCCCAGTGAATGGATCACGGACATCTGCATCGCTGCGGTCGCGATCTACGGTGGCTATTTCAACGACGGTCTCGGCATCTTGCTGCTGGCGGTTCTCGCTGCGCTCGGGCACACCGACATGAGCCGGATGAACGGCATCAAGAACTTCGTCTCCGTGATCCTGACGCTGATAGCTGTCGTCATTTATGCGGCCAGCGGCGCCATCGCCTGGACGCATGCACTATGGATGGCGATCGGCGCCACAGCCGGCGGGTATTTCGGCGGCGTCACGGCTCGGCGACTTAAACCGGCCCTGGTGCGTGGCTTCGTCGTCCTGACAGGGCTGGCAATGACCGCAGCATTCTTTCTCGAGACGAGTTGA
- a CDS encoding substrate binding domain-containing protein, whose product MRLTHEGEGLRERAMRLLHEAEEIQQAAISTRNGPSGIIRVAAPYPIGVHVLAPALVLFRARHPALAVDLRIRDQMADLVAEGIDIAIRVGDLPNSRLISRHLAPHRICAFAAPAYLARKGTPTRPEELDRHDCVKFRFQSSGQALRWPSSVDGELVEIAPDAGIVADVSDVVASIVIAGGGIGIMPTYLAATHVMRGELVPVMPRLAVPRANITALWPESRRASPNVRAFLDLLDEVFTAPPRWDALIDGFGGDEGNG is encoded by the coding sequence TTGCGCCTGACCCACGAGGGCGAGGGGTTGCGCGAGCGCGCGATGCGCCTGTTGCACGAAGCGGAGGAAATACAGCAGGCCGCGATTTCCACTAGAAACGGTCCTTCCGGGATAATCCGCGTGGCGGCGCCGTATCCGATCGGCGTGCATGTGCTGGCACCGGCGCTGGTGCTATTTCGCGCGCGGCATCCCGCCCTCGCGGTCGACCTGCGCATCCGCGACCAGATGGCCGACCTCGTTGCCGAGGGCATCGATATCGCCATCCGCGTGGGCGATCTCCCGAATTCCCGCCTGATCTCGCGCCATCTGGCGCCGCACCGGATCTGCGCGTTTGCCGCGCCCGCGTACCTGGCTCGGAAAGGCACGCCCACGCGCCCGGAGGAGCTGGATCGGCATGACTGCGTGAAATTCCGCTTCCAGAGTTCGGGCCAGGCGTTGCGCTGGCCGTCTTCCGTGGATGGGGAGCTGGTCGAGATTGCTCCGGATGCGGGCATCGTCGCGGATGTAAGCGACGTGGTGGCGTCGATCGTCATCGCCGGCGGCGGGATCGGCATCATGCCGACCTATCTGGCGGCGACGCATGTGATGCGAGGGGAGCTGGTCCCGGTCATGCCGCGGTTAGCGGTCCCTCGCGCGAACATTACCGCGCTATGGCCCGAGAGCCGGCGCGCAAGCCCCAACGTGCGGGCATTCCTCGACTTGCTGGATGAGGTATTTACCGCGCCGCCAAGATGGGATGCGCTGATCGACGGCTTCGGGGGGGACGAGGGAAACGGCTGA
- a CDS encoding amidohydrolase family protein, whose product MRTTRREFAKVAGAMMVAATGIPSLVASASASAGGGMPSAASGARRGTYLIKNGMVITVDRKNGVMPRADILIRNGVIEKIGRGLSTAGAQTIDAADMIVMPGFVNSHYHMWSAIGRSFTARNGGFSYYPAKSATSALYTPEDFYNSVLLACAELANGGTTTVHNWSHNTRSAAHADAELRAHQHSLLRARYSYGHIDKLPVDEVNRFGDLARVQRKWFGANSPFEGLVHLGLNLRGPQQSTDAVFHEEMKFVKKSGLPVAIHAPQESPNNVDAVDYERRGYLGPDFMIAHYVPATTEDLMAMARTKTPLSFATHSELRLSSTGDARAALFAMRAAGLTISLSSDATSIAPPDMFEMMRFTWNLGVPWVGTPSERARAVSVQEVIEMATINGAIAMGIGDITGSITEGKRADIILVRAKDLNIWPIGNIETAIVQSGSASNVDTVLVDGRIIKRSGRLLAYNVDSIVRGAQQSSNRILNAADEMMKL is encoded by the coding sequence ATGAGAACAACCAGAAGAGAATTCGCCAAGGTCGCCGGCGCAATGATGGTCGCGGCAACCGGGATCCCCTCGCTTGTCGCTTCGGCATCGGCTTCGGCGGGAGGCGGCATGCCATCCGCGGCGTCCGGAGCCCGTCGAGGCACCTACCTGATCAAGAACGGCATGGTCATCACGGTCGACCGGAAGAATGGCGTCATGCCACGCGCCGACATCTTGATTCGAAACGGCGTGATCGAGAAGATCGGTCGGGGTCTGAGCACGGCCGGCGCGCAGACGATCGATGCCGCGGACATGATCGTCATGCCCGGCTTCGTCAACTCTCACTACCATATGTGGAGCGCGATCGGACGCAGCTTCACCGCGCGGAACGGCGGCTTCTCCTACTACCCGGCCAAGAGCGCCACATCCGCCTTGTACACGCCGGAGGACTTCTACAACAGCGTGCTCCTTGCGTGCGCCGAACTAGCGAACGGCGGGACCACTACCGTGCACAACTGGTCGCATAACACCCGCTCCGCGGCCCATGCGGATGCCGAACTTCGCGCGCACCAGCACTCTCTGCTGAGGGCCCGTTACTCGTACGGCCACATTGACAAGCTCCCGGTAGACGAGGTGAACAGGTTCGGCGACCTTGCGCGCGTCCAGCGCAAATGGTTCGGTGCAAACTCCCCATTCGAAGGTTTGGTGCACCTGGGACTGAATCTGCGTGGTCCGCAACAGAGCACCGATGCTGTCTTTCACGAGGAAATGAAGTTCGTCAAGAAGAGTGGGCTTCCCGTAGCGATCCACGCGCCGCAGGAGTCGCCCAACAATGTCGATGCTGTCGACTACGAGAGGCGCGGTTACCTCGGCCCCGATTTTATGATCGCGCATTACGTCCCGGCGACGACCGAGGACTTGATGGCGATGGCGCGCACGAAGACACCGCTCTCCTTTGCGACACATTCCGAACTCCGGCTCAGCAGCACGGGCGATGCCCGGGCTGCGCTGTTCGCGATGCGTGCCGCGGGGCTGACTATCTCATTGTCGAGCGACGCGACGTCCATTGCCCCACCGGACATGTTCGAAATGATGCGTTTCACCTGGAACCTCGGGGTGCCCTGGGTTGGCACCCCCAGCGAGCGGGCAAGGGCGGTCAGCGTGCAAGAGGTGATCGAGATGGCGACGATCAATGGAGCCATCGCGATGGGGATCGGCGACATCACTGGATCGATCACTGAAGGCAAGCGCGCAGACATCATTCTGGTGCGGGCCAAGGATCTGAACATCTGGCCAATAGGCAATATCGAAACGGCGATTGTGCAGAGCGGCAGCGCCAGCAACGTCGACACGGTGTTAGTCGATGGCCGAATAATAAAGAGAAGCGGTCGCTTGCTAGCCTACAACGTGGACAGCATTGTTCGCGGTGCTCAGCAGTCCTCCAATCGGATTCTCAATGCGGCTGATGAGATGATGAAGTTATGA
- a CDS encoding SDR family oxidoreductase, which yields MNSGIPSCFNTLSPGTTDTPLLGRTLGDASGGYVTELSARLPLKKIVPMQQAAAAVMFLIQNDFMNGETLHIDGGQRLV from the coding sequence ATGAACAGCGGGATCCCGAGCTGCTTCAACACGCTTTCACCCGGCACCACCGACACCCCGCTGTTGGGCCGCACGCTCGGCGACGCCAGCGGCGGCTATGTCACGGAGCTCAGCGCACGGCTGCCGCTGAAGAAGATCGTTCCTATGCAACAGGCTGCCGCCGCCGTCATGTTCCTGATCCAGAACGACTTCATGAACGGCGAGACGCTGCACATCGACGGCGGCCAGCGCCTGGTTTGA
- a CDS encoding c-type cytochrome: MKVRALCIASLGVVVLTQTSLSCAQNFNGKNLFTQRCAICHGADLKGTGPLAKKSIPPTPDLTTAAFKRRLNDYPGVIVSSVILRPNGDLIPRTLQENGVRLAPHSWTVQDFRDLNKYMSGVISNSR; the protein is encoded by the coding sequence ATGAAAGTAAGAGCATTATGTATCGCTTCGCTAGGAGTTGTGGTGCTAACTCAAACATCACTATCCTGTGCGCAAAATTTTAATGGGAAAAATCTCTTTACGCAGAGATGTGCCATATGCCATGGAGCAGACCTCAAAGGGACAGGGCCATTGGCCAAGAAAAGCATTCCTCCCACACCTGATCTGACAACCGCCGCTTTCAAAAGACGACTCAATGATTATCCTGGTGTTATTGTTTCATCGGTGATACTTCGTCCAAATGGAGACTTGATTCCAAGAACTTTGCAAGAGAATGGTGTGAGGCTGGCGCCGCACTCTTGGACTGTTCAAGATTTTCGAGATTTAAATAAATACATGAGTGGTGTGATTTCAAATAGCCGGTGA
- a CDS encoding RidA family protein, whose amino-acid sequence MRTARLLSCSSIAALATLVVPALCIANANAAEQIVRHRNPAHMTEPWAREFAEVIEIPANAQLLVLSGVGPTVANASAPPDTAASYGDTATQTRSVLGQIERILQDRGYRMGDIVSMQALIVADPATGEPDFTGFSSAYKQYFGTDKQPNVPVRTRAEVLRLVPPGWLVEVTVMASRVPSRRPQ is encoded by the coding sequence ATGCGCACAGCACGCTTGCTATCATGTAGTTCTATCGCGGCCCTTGCCACCCTCGTTGTGCCGGCGCTCTGCATCGCCAATGCCAACGCCGCCGAGCAGATCGTCAGGCATCGCAACCCGGCGCACATGACCGAACCGTGGGCGCGTGAGTTCGCGGAGGTGATCGAGATTCCCGCCAATGCGCAGCTGCTTGTGCTCAGCGGCGTGGGGCCCACGGTGGCGAATGCCTCGGCGCCGCCCGATACCGCGGCCTCCTATGGCGACACCGCAACCCAGACTCGCAGCGTGCTTGGCCAGATCGAGCGCATCCTCCAGGATCGCGGCTATCGCATGGGCGACATCGTCTCCATGCAGGCGTTGATTGTGGCAGACCCGGCCACGGGCGAGCCAGACTTCACCGGCTTCTCGAGCGCCTATAAGCAATACTTCGGAACAGACAAGCAGCCCAACGTGCCGGTGCGCACGCGAGCCGAAGTCTTGCGGCTGGTGCCGCCGGGATGGCTAGTCGAAGTCACCGTCATGGCGAGCCGTGTGCCGTCGCGGCGGCCACAGTAG